The Methylobacterium currus genome contains a region encoding:
- a CDS encoding sensor histidine kinase has product MPRWQPSIARLAAVLLSLVVAVTILCTWTLVIALQGDDGLLAQYDAARAIKGALSRDGDGAPVVSSTGDLDGIKRSFPDLWYVVTTKGGTLHYGAVPVSVRDGDVAAPDASDFPESGDALRLTNATVVTRLGGEFVRIQVGGAAYTPTQAALTSLRDVNYTAIPILAVVVATILVALVTVPALIARPVRRVSRSAERIDGGSDGIRLPLGEAPRELVPMVAAFNRALERIDVASATQRRFLSNAAHELRTPLTRVRTGLERVDDPHLRRALVADIQSLSSTVTMLLQIARLSSNSPEMRRFDLVATVRATTAEHVPAALAAGVDIAFSSQGEAVLVTGSDTAAGMAVGNLVRNALQHAHADRSILVDVRAPGTVRVIDHGGGVEARDRAEMLRPFVRGEASGGTGLGLALVAQVMALHGGRVAMEETPGGGLTVVLTFRGADA; this is encoded by the coding sequence ATGCCACGCTGGCAGCCCTCCATCGCCCGGCTCGCCGCCGTCCTGCTCAGCCTGGTCGTCGCCGTCACCATCCTGTGCACCTGGACGCTGGTCATCGCCCTCCAGGGCGACGATGGCCTCCTCGCGCAGTATGATGCGGCGAGGGCGATCAAGGGGGCTCTTTCGCGCGACGGGGATGGGGCGCCGGTCGTGTCGTCGACGGGCGACCTTGATGGGATCAAGCGGTCCTTCCCCGACCTCTGGTACGTCGTGACGACCAAGGGAGGGACGTTGCATTACGGCGCCGTGCCCGTATCGGTCAGGGACGGCGACGTCGCGGCTCCCGATGCGTCGGACTTCCCGGAAAGCGGCGATGCGCTGCGCCTGACCAACGCGACCGTGGTGACGAGGCTCGGAGGGGAATTCGTACGGATTCAGGTCGGCGGCGCCGCCTACACCCCCACGCAAGCCGCGCTGACCAGCCTGCGCGACGTGAACTACACGGCCATCCCCATACTGGCCGTGGTCGTCGCGACCATCCTGGTCGCCCTCGTCACCGTCCCCGCCCTGATCGCCCGACCCGTACGCCGGGTCTCGCGCTCGGCGGAGCGTATCGACGGCGGGTCCGACGGCATTCGCCTGCCGTTGGGCGAGGCCCCGCGGGAGCTCGTCCCGATGGTGGCCGCCTTCAATCGAGCGCTGGAGCGCATCGACGTGGCCTCGGCCACGCAACGCCGGTTCCTGTCGAACGCGGCCCACGAGCTCCGAACCCCGCTGACCCGGGTCCGGACCGGCCTGGAGCGGGTGGACGACCCGCACCTGCGCCGGGCGCTCGTGGCGGATATCCAGTCGCTGTCGTCCACCGTCACGATGCTGCTCCAGATCGCGCGGCTGTCCTCGAACAGTCCGGAGATGCGCAGGTTCGACCTCGTGGCGACGGTTCGCGCCACGACCGCGGAGCATGTCCCCGCGGCGCTCGCGGCCGGGGTGGACATCGCGTTCTCCTCGCAGGGCGAGGCCGTCCTCGTCACCGGTTCGGACACGGCCGCGGGCATGGCCGTCGGCAATCTCGTCCGCAACGCGCTTCAGCACGCCCATGCGGACAGGAGCATCCTGGTCGACGTTCGCGCGCCCGGCACCGTTCGCGTCATCGACCACGGCGGGGGGGTCGAGGCTCGCGACCGGGCGGAGATGCTGCGACCGTTCGTTCGTGGCGAGGCGAGTGGCGGGACGGGCCTCGGGCTCGCCCTCGTCGCGCAGGTCATGGCCCTGCACGGCGGACGCGTCGCGATGGAGGAGACGCCCGGCGGCGGGTTGACGGTCGTGCTGACCTTCCGGGGCGCCGATGCATGA
- a CDS encoding response regulator transcription factor, which produces MRILVVEDDPQLSAWLKTTLSDALGHADVVDNLDEALAAVSVQPFDLVVLDRRLPDGDGITLISRLAQLRPRPGVLMLTAFDDPVEIARALDAGADDYVPKPFEPVELVARARAVIRRLQVDRKGTLRAGNLSFDTAARSVSIDGRPVPVPRRELALLEALIRRAGQVAMREVLEAAAYGFDDEIQSNALDAHISRLRKRLRAADCSVAIKALRGLGYMMEAG; this is translated from the coding sequence TTGCGCATCCTGGTTGTAGAGGATGACCCGCAGCTGAGCGCGTGGCTCAAGACCACGCTCTCGGACGCCCTCGGGCACGCCGACGTCGTCGACAACCTCGACGAGGCGCTGGCCGCCGTCAGCGTCCAGCCGTTCGACCTCGTCGTGCTGGACCGCCGGCTGCCGGACGGCGACGGCATCACCCTGATCTCGCGCCTGGCGCAGCTCAGGCCACGGCCGGGGGTGCTGATGCTGACCGCGTTCGACGACCCGGTCGAGATCGCGCGGGCGCTCGACGCAGGGGCCGACGACTACGTGCCGAAGCCGTTCGAGCCGGTGGAGCTCGTCGCCCGCGCCAGGGCCGTGATCCGTCGGCTCCAGGTCGACAGGAAGGGTACGCTGAGGGCCGGCAACCTGTCTTTCGACACGGCCGCACGCTCGGTCAGCATCGACGGTCGCCCCGTCCCGGTCCCGCGCCGGGAACTCGCGTTGCTCGAAGCCCTCATCCGCCGGGCCGGGCAGGTCGCCATGCGGGAGGTGCTCGAAGCCGCGGCCTACGGCTTCGACGACGAGATCCAGTCCAATGCCCTCGACGCCCACATCTCGCGCCTGCGCAAGCGGTTGCGGGCCGCCGACTGCTCCGTGGCGATCAAGGCGCTCCGAGGCCTGGGCTACATGATGGAAGCCGGTTGA